The following are from one region of the Ruficoccus sp. ZRK36 genome:
- a CDS encoding glycogen/starch/alpha-glucan phosphorylase — protein sequence MPSSPKATKKTAKKASTAPAKKKAFNFNIDADVEGLKTSIENHLTYSLARDKTTATSRDWWLSLCYSVQDRILHRYIKTQAVHNEKDTRRSYYLSLEYLMGRLLSNNLVNAGLFDAAKQALEELGLDMDDILEEEPDMGLGNGGLGRLAACFLDSLATLDLPAVGYGIHYEFGLFRQEFIDGRQVERPDNWLQFGNPWQVNRPEYQVSVPLYGHVEYHFDSKGDSYPAWVGTKELIGLPWDIPIVGYGARTVNFLRLWESRASQEFDFSVFNEGGYVEAVREKAIGETISKVLYPNDKTESGKELRLVQQYFFCACSLHDIIRRFRKQNHDNWDAFPDKVAVQLNDTHPAVAVSELMRILVDVEKLEWERAWGICRKVFAYTNHTLLPEALEKWSVPLFQKVLPRHLQIIFEINRRFLEDEVEAQWPGDNVKKSILSIIEEGSPKQIRMAYLATVGSHSVNGVAALHTDLLKKHLFHDFNELWPNKFNNKTNGITPRRFLKVCNPGLAALIEREIGPEWPFDLDRLRGLEKLADDASFQSEYMAVKRANKERLAEIIEMDCGVTVSPDAMFDVQIKRLHEYKRQHLNLLHILTLYRDILHHPEKQQAPRVVLFGAKAAPGYELAKDIIYTINKVADVINNDKRVGDKLKVVFLPNYRVSLAERIIPAADLSEQISTAGKEASGTGNMKLALNGALTIGTLDGANVEIKEEVGDDNIFIFGMTVEEVLELRASGYNPWDFYRGDDDLKHVLDWLGSDTFTPGHPYALDPIRRSLLDGGDPFLCCADFRSYIDCQKLVSDAYLDKPRWAHMAILNTARMGKFSSDRTIREYADDIWNLKPLPVGE from the coding sequence ATGCCTTCGAGTCCCAAAGCCACCAAAAAGACCGCCAAGAAAGCCTCCACGGCTCCTGCCAAGAAAAAGGCCTTTAATTTTAACATCGACGCCGACGTCGAGGGGCTGAAGACCTCGATCGAAAACCACCTCACCTATTCGCTGGCGCGCGATAAGACCACCGCCACCTCGCGCGACTGGTGGCTGTCCCTGTGCTACTCGGTCCAGGACCGCATCCTGCACCGCTACATCAAGACGCAGGCCGTCCATAATGAGAAGGACACACGCCGGTCCTACTACCTTTCGCTGGAGTACCTGATGGGGCGCCTGCTCTCGAACAACCTGGTCAACGCCGGGCTTTTCGACGCTGCCAAGCAAGCTCTGGAGGAGCTCGGTCTGGACATGGACGACATCCTGGAGGAGGAGCCGGACATGGGCCTCGGTAACGGTGGCCTCGGCCGCCTGGCTGCCTGCTTCCTGGACTCGCTCGCCACGCTCGACCTTCCCGCTGTCGGCTATGGTATCCACTACGAGTTTGGCCTCTTCCGTCAGGAGTTTATCGACGGCCGTCAGGTGGAGCGCCCGGATAACTGGCTGCAGTTTGGTAACCCGTGGCAGGTCAACCGCCCGGAGTACCAGGTGAGCGTGCCCCTCTACGGCCATGTCGAGTACCACTTTGACAGCAAGGGCGACTCCTACCCGGCATGGGTCGGGACAAAGGAGCTTATCGGCCTGCCCTGGGACATTCCGATCGTCGGCTATGGTGCCCGCACGGTGAACTTCCTGCGCCTTTGGGAGTCCCGCGCCTCGCAGGAGTTCGACTTTAGCGTCTTCAACGAAGGCGGCTACGTCGAGGCCGTGCGCGAGAAGGCCATCGGTGAAACCATTTCCAAGGTCCTGTACCCGAACGACAAGACCGAGAGCGGCAAGGAGCTGCGTCTGGTCCAGCAGTACTTCTTCTGCGCCTGTTCGCTGCACGACATTATCCGCCGCTTCCGCAAGCAGAACCACGACAACTGGGATGCCTTCCCGGACAAGGTCGCTGTCCAGCTCAACGACACCCACCCGGCTGTCGCTGTCTCCGAGCTCATGCGCATCCTCGTCGATGTGGAAAAGCTCGAGTGGGAGCGCGCCTGGGGGATCTGCCGCAAGGTCTTCGCCTACACCAACCACACCCTGCTGCCCGAGGCGCTGGAGAAGTGGTCCGTGCCGCTCTTCCAGAAGGTCCTGCCGCGCCACCTGCAGATCATTTTCGAGATCAACCGCCGCTTCCTGGAGGACGAGGTCGAGGCTCAGTGGCCCGGTGACAACGTCAAGAAGAGCATCCTCTCGATCATCGAGGAGGGTAGCCCGAAGCAGATCCGCATGGCCTACCTCGCCACCGTCGGTAGCCACTCGGTCAATGGTGTGGCCGCGCTCCATACCGACCTGCTGAAGAAGCATCTCTTCCACGACTTCAACGAGCTGTGGCCGAACAAGTTTAACAACAAGACCAACGGCATCACCCCGCGGCGCTTCCTCAAGGTCTGCAATCCCGGCCTGGCTGCGCTCATCGAGCGGGAGATCGGCCCGGAGTGGCCCTTTGACCTGGACCGCCTGCGCGGCCTCGAAAAGCTGGCTGACGATGCTTCCTTCCAGAGCGAGTACATGGCCGTCAAGCGTGCCAACAAGGAGCGCCTGGCTGAGATTATCGAAATGGACTGTGGCGTCACGGTCAGCCCGGACGCGATGTTCGACGTGCAGATCAAGCGCCTCCACGAGTACAAGCGCCAGCACCTGAACCTGCTGCACATCCTCACCCTTTACCGCGATATCCTCCATCATCCAGAGAAGCAGCAGGCCCCGCGCGTGGTGCTCTTTGGTGCGAAGGCCGCTCCCGGCTACGAACTCGCCAAGGACATCATCTACACGATCAACAAGGTCGCCGACGTCATCAACAACGACAAGCGCGTCGGCGATAAGCTCAAGGTGGTCTTCCTGCCGAACTACCGCGTCTCGCTGGCCGAGCGCATCATCCCGGCTGCCGACCTCTCCGAGCAGATTTCCACCGCCGGTAAGGAAGCCTCCGGTACCGGTAACATGAAGCTCGCCCTCAACGGCGCGCTAACTATCGGTACGCTCGACGGCGCCAACGTCGAGATCAAGGAGGAAGTCGGCGACGATAATATCTTCATCTTCGGCATGACGGTGGAGGAAGTGCTGGAGCTGCGCGCCTCTGGTTACAACCCGTGGGACTTCTACCGCGGCGACGACGACCTCAAGCACGTGCTCGACTGGCTCGGTTCGGACACCTTTACGCCCGGCCATCCCTACGCGCTCGATCCGATTCGCCGCAGTCTGCTTGACGGGGGCGATCCCTTCCTGTGTTGTGCGGACTTCCGGTCCTACATCGACTGCCAGAAGCTCGTCAGCGACGCCTATCTGGACAAGCCCCGCTGGGCCCACATGGCGATCCTCAACACCGCGCGTATGGGCAAGTT